A window of Staphylococcus sp. 17KM0847 contains these coding sequences:
- a CDS encoding alpha/beta hydrolase encodes MKHYYEQEGKRIIKLYLKMNGVRQGVIIETSSFDHPILLVVHGGPGFPLYPFFRAHRVDLTERYTVVFWDQRGTGMSYTKQQMTMEDLIQDTFSLIQYLCHHYHQKQVFLMCHSFGTLIGALVAQRYPKWIAAYIGIGQLANVYYNEQVVLKKLIQHAEKAHHQRALDALKKVELDRYFNQNHYYEKLRERYTNRYRGGFSIRGYSIFKMFQTMMVTPNYTWLERINIVRGSLSPFEHLTTEMVETNLMTIAQEIQVPFYLLQGVYDLQTTYEDSYAMFECVGSRVKHYYVLQHSAHAPFIDERDKVIQIMNYIVDCNATL; translated from the coding sequence ATGAAACACTATTATGAGCAAGAAGGTAAACGTATTATTAAACTTTATCTCAAAATGAACGGTGTAAGGCAAGGGGTCATTATCGAAACGAGTAGTTTTGATCACCCTATTCTACTCGTTGTACACGGTGGGCCGGGATTTCCGCTGTATCCTTTCTTTCGTGCACATCGTGTTGATTTAACAGAGCGTTATACAGTAGTATTTTGGGATCAACGTGGAACAGGGATGTCCTATACTAAGCAACAGATGACAATGGAAGATCTCATCCAAGATACGTTTTCATTAATACAATATTTATGTCATCATTATCATCAAAAGCAAGTCTTTTTAATGTGTCATTCGTTTGGAACATTAATTGGAGCACTTGTTGCACAGCGTTATCCGAAGTGGATTGCGGCCTACATTGGTATCGGACAATTAGCAAATGTGTACTACAATGAGCAAGTGGTATTAAAAAAACTTATACAACATGCAGAAAAAGCACATCATCAACGCGCTTTAGACGCTTTAAAAAAGGTAGAACTGGATCGTTATTTTAATCAAAATCATTATTATGAGAAATTGAGAGAACGCTATACTAATAGATATAGAGGAGGATTTTCTATACGTGGCTATTCCATATTTAAGATGTTTCAAACGATGATGGTTACACCTAATTATACATGGTTAGAGCGTATAAACATTGTAAGAGGTAGTTTGTCTCCTTTTGAACATTTAACCACAGAAATGGTAGAGACCAATTTGATGACTATTGCCCAGGAAATACAAGTGCCTTTTTATTTGCTGCAAGGTGTATACGATTTGCAAACGACATATGAGGATAGTTATGCGATGTTTGAGTGTGTTGGATCGCGTGTTAAGCACTATTATGTTTTACAGCATAGTGCGCACGCTCCCTTTATTGATGAACGTGATAAGGTCATTCAAATTATGAACTATATTGTTGACTGTAACGCAACGTTATAG
- a CDS encoding ABC transporter substrate-binding protein: protein MKRLLLLCVCMLLLLAACSSGGSEDKEHKEHQKSETMQTFTSDNGEKVKIPKHPKRIAVLHPTYVGALIKFGHQPIAVSNYVEQNKVLDDATKGIERIDGSNIEQVAKQKPDLIIATVEDKNAEKLQKIAPTVFFNANKSKYRETTKQLAKLVNEEEKAEQWLKDWDQQMEKDKKELASFIKGKTASVVQQTPKGTMAFSDHYGRGTEVIYGGYGLIQPDKLKAATKDKFATPISPETFGDYVGDIVVVAQQGEATPEFQNTNYWQNLEAVKNHRIITLNVLDTQYNDPISLEKQRDIFYEALKDMQNNEK, encoded by the coding sequence ATGAAGCGATTATTATTATTGTGTGTCTGTATGTTATTATTACTCGCTGCGTGTAGCTCAGGAGGTTCAGAAGATAAAGAACATAAAGAACATCAAAAAAGTGAAACGATGCAAACTTTCACTTCTGATAATGGTGAAAAAGTCAAAATCCCTAAACATCCTAAACGTATTGCAGTATTACACCCAACTTATGTAGGAGCATTGATTAAGTTTGGGCATCAACCTATTGCTGTTTCAAATTACGTAGAACAAAATAAAGTGTTAGATGATGCAACTAAAGGGATCGAACGTATCGATGGATCTAATATTGAACAAGTAGCAAAGCAGAAACCAGATTTAATTATTGCAACAGTAGAAGATAAAAATGCTGAAAAATTACAAAAAATAGCACCAACAGTCTTTTTTAATGCTAATAAATCGAAGTATAGAGAAACGACAAAACAACTGGCAAAACTTGTAAATGAAGAAGAAAAGGCAGAACAGTGGCTCAAAGATTGGGATCAACAAATGGAAAAAGATAAAAAGGAACTTGCATCTTTTATTAAAGGTAAAACAGCGTCAGTGGTTCAACAAACACCAAAAGGAACGATGGCTTTTAGTGATCACTACGGACGTGGTACAGAAGTAATTTATGGTGGATATGGTTTGATACAACCAGATAAACTGAAAGCAGCAACGAAAGATAAATTTGCAACGCCGATAAGTCCAGAAACATTTGGTGATTATGTTGGAGATATCGTCGTAGTGGCACAGCAGGGAGAAGCAACACCAGAATTTCAAAATACAAATTATTGGCAGAACTTAGAGGCAGTGAAAAATCATCGTATTATTACTTTAAATGTATTAGATACACAATACAATGATCCGATTTCATTAGAAAAACAGCGCGATATTTTCTATGAAGCGTTAAAAGATATGCAAAATAACGAAAAATAA
- a CDS encoding zinc ribbon domain-containing protein YjdM yields MTTLLPNCPSCGSEYTYEDGALYVCPMCAHEWTAESVLEEAEAKIVRDANGNTLKDGDTVTVIRDLKVKGSSNAIKQGTKVKNIKLVDPEDGHDIDCKIPGFGQIGLKSEVVKKSN; encoded by the coding sequence ATGACAACATTATTACCTAATTGCCCAAGTTGTGGTTCAGAATATACATATGAGGATGGCGCGTTATATGTATGTCCTATGTGTGCACATGAGTGGACCGCTGAATCCGTATTAGAAGAAGCAGAGGCGAAGATTGTACGTGACGCAAATGGCAATACACTGAAAGATGGTGACACTGTAACAGTCATTCGAGATTTAAAAGTTAAAGGCTCCTCCAATGCGATTAAACAGGGCACTAAAGTTAAAAACATTAAACTCGTTGATCCTGAAGATGGTCACGATATCGACTGCAAAATTCCAGGCTTTGGTCAAATTGGACTCAAATCCGAAGTTGTAAAAAAATCAAATTAA
- the dhaM gene encoding dihydroxyacetone kinase phosphoryl donor subunit DhaM has product MTQIILISHSEKIALGTKELLEQMAQGVNVIAIGGIEGQIGTSFDKILEVVEGISDDAVCFFDIGSSEMNLDMALEMYTGTQRIEKITAPIVEGSFVAAVSISTGNDMDQVIEAVNNAF; this is encoded by the coding sequence ATGACACAGATTATACTCATTAGTCATAGCGAAAAGATTGCGTTAGGTACAAAAGAACTTCTTGAACAAATGGCACAAGGTGTAAACGTTATTGCGATAGGCGGTATAGAAGGACAGATTGGTACATCATTTGATAAGATACTTGAAGTAGTTGAAGGAATATCAGATGATGCAGTATGCTTTTTTGACATTGGTTCATCAGAAATGAATTTAGATATGGCACTTGAAATGTATACAGGAACACAGCGCATTGAGAAAATAACAGCACCTATTGTTGAAGGGAGTTTTGTTGCAGCGGTTTCAATATCAACCGGAAATGATATGGATCAAGTGATTGAAGCTGTAAATAATGCATTTTAA
- the dhaL gene encoding dihydroxyacetone kinase subunit DhaL, protein MNVITLKERLLTLKETFEAQEALLTELDRAIGDGDHGVNMLRGFTALSDNLDDSDMMSLLKSTGMTLMSNVGGASGPLYGFSFVKMAQVVQEEIDHENLTDILTAFSEAVAQRGKVTRGEKTMFDVIDRAREAVQNGERVTLEVLQGYADDTKALEATKGRAAYFKSDSIGHIDPGAQSSVYILNALIGDE, encoded by the coding sequence ATGAATGTAATAACATTGAAAGAACGCTTACTAACACTAAAAGAAACATTTGAAGCGCAAGAAGCATTATTAACAGAATTGGATAGAGCGATAGGTGATGGAGATCACGGTGTTAATATGTTGCGTGGCTTTACAGCTTTATCAGATAACTTAGATGATAGTGACATGATGAGTCTACTTAAATCAACAGGTATGACGCTAATGTCTAATGTTGGAGGTGCTTCTGGTCCATTATACGGTTTTAGTTTTGTGAAGATGGCACAAGTTGTGCAGGAAGAAATCGATCATGAAAATTTAACAGATATACTTACAGCATTTTCAGAGGCAGTTGCGCAACGTGGTAAAGTTACACGTGGAGAGAAAACGATGTTTGATGTTATTGATCGCGCGAGAGAAGCTGTACAAAACGGAGAACGTGTCACGTTAGAAGTGTTACAAGGATACGCTGATGATACAAAGGCACTTGAAGCAACTAAGGGACGTGCAGCTTATTTTAAATCTGATTCAATCGGACATATTGATCCCGGTGCACAAAGTAGCGTATATATACTCAACGCATTGATTGGAGATGAATAG
- the dhaK gene encoding dihydroxyacetone kinase subunit DhaK has product MKKLIQDKTSFLQDMLEGMKLTNSNIDIVENTVVVRKTKKTDGVALVSGGGSGHEPAHAGYVAQGMLDAAVCGEVFTSPTPDKVLAAIKAVNNGSGVLLIVKNYAGDVMNFEMAQEMAEMEDIAVEMVVVADDIAIEDSDKRRGVAGTVWVHKYAGYLSEQGIELHEIKKRVESLLEGMRSIGMALTPPLVPTTGQYGFDIDENEIEIGIGIHGERGLERTTIELVEKIVERLVARLVDEVTTSEIIVMVNGMGGTPLSELHIVTKYVAKQLAAYGKKVTHWYVGDYMTALDMQGFSLTFAPSDTSLLEALKAPTESHYFD; this is encoded by the coding sequence ATGAAAAAGTTAATTCAAGATAAGACTTCTTTTTTACAAGACATGTTAGAGGGTATGAAATTAACAAATTCAAATATTGATATTGTTGAAAACACAGTTGTTGTGCGAAAAACAAAGAAAACAGATGGTGTTGCACTTGTTTCAGGTGGTGGAAGTGGTCATGAACCTGCACATGCAGGATATGTCGCCCAAGGTATGTTAGATGCAGCAGTATGCGGAGAGGTCTTTACTTCACCAACACCAGATAAAGTATTAGCTGCAATTAAGGCAGTAAATAATGGTTCAGGTGTGTTGTTGATTGTTAAAAATTATGCAGGAGATGTCATGAATTTTGAAATGGCACAAGAAATGGCAGAAATGGAAGATATTGCTGTTGAAATGGTCGTCGTTGCCGATGATATTGCAATAGAAGATAGTGATAAGCGCAGAGGTGTTGCGGGAACAGTATGGGTTCATAAATATGCGGGTTATTTATCAGAACAGGGTATTGAATTGCATGAAATAAAAAAACGTGTAGAGTCATTGTTAGAAGGTATGCGTTCAATTGGTATGGCATTGACGCCACCATTAGTTCCAACAACAGGTCAATATGGTTTTGATATTGATGAAAATGAGATAGAAATTGGTATAGGTATTCATGGGGAGCGAGGTTTAGAGCGTACGACGATTGAATTGGTAGAAAAGATTGTTGAACGTTTGGTAGCACGTCTAGTGGACGAAGTGACTACATCGGAAATTATTGTAATGGTCAATGGCATGGGAGGTACGCCATTATCAGAGTTGCACATTGTAACAAAATATGTGGCAAAACAATTGGCAGCCTATGGTAAGAAAGTAACGCACTGGTATGTAGGTGATTATATGACTGCGCTTGATATGCAAGGTTTTTCTTTAACATTTGCGCCATCCGATACGTCGCTACTTGAGGCGTTAAAAGCACCAACTGAAAGTCATTATTTTGATTAA
- the deoB gene encoding phosphopentomutase, whose product MSTPFQRVHLIVMDSVGIGEAPDAAVFNDEGSHTLKHTLEGFNQTLPNLERLGLGNIDDLPVVGRVDSPTAYYTKMSEASVGKDTMTGHWEIMGLHIDEPFKVYPNGFPDELIDEIERLTGRKVVANRPASGTQIIDEWGAHQMETGDLIVYTSADPVLQIAAHEDIIPLEELYEICEKVRELTKDPKYLIGRIIARPYVGEPGHFTRTSNRHDYALKPFGKTVMNTLKDADYDVIAIGKINDIYDGEGVTEAIRTKNNMDGMDQLMNVVGRDFTGLSFLNLVDFDALYGHRRDKEGYAQALKDFDARLPELLSQLREDDLLIITADHGNDPTAEGTDHTREYIPVLFYSPKFNSGKALDGDTTFSSIGATIADNFNVKLPEYGKSYLEHLK is encoded by the coding sequence ATGTCTACACCATTTCAACGTGTGCATCTAATTGTAATGGATTCTGTCGGTATTGGAGAAGCACCAGATGCGGCAGTATTTAATGATGAAGGATCACATACATTGAAACATACGCTCGAAGGTTTTAATCAAACATTGCCTAACTTAGAGCGATTAGGATTAGGGAATATTGATGATTTGCCAGTTGTGGGTCGTGTCGATTCGCCCACAGCGTATTATACAAAGATGAGTGAGGCGTCTGTTGGGAAAGATACGATGACAGGACATTGGGAGATTATGGGACTTCATATTGATGAACCGTTTAAAGTATATCCCAATGGTTTTCCTGACGAACTTATTGATGAAATTGAACGTTTAACAGGACGTAAAGTTGTAGCGAATCGTCCAGCATCAGGGACACAGATTATTGACGAGTGGGGTGCACATCAAATGGAAACAGGCGATTTGATTGTGTACACCTCTGCAGACCCTGTATTACAAATTGCAGCACATGAAGATATTATTCCACTTGAAGAGCTATATGAGATTTGCGAAAAAGTACGCGAACTGACAAAAGATCCCAAATATTTAATCGGACGTATTATTGCACGTCCATATGTTGGAGAGCCGGGTCACTTTACACGGACAAGCAACCGTCATGACTATGCGTTAAAACCATTTGGGAAGACTGTGATGAATACATTAAAAGATGCGGATTATGATGTGATTGCGATTGGTAAAATTAATGATATTTATGATGGTGAAGGTGTGACGGAAGCGATTCGTACGAAAAATAATATGGACGGTATGGATCAGTTGATGAACGTCGTAGGACGTGACTTTACAGGATTAAGTTTTCTAAATTTAGTTGACTTTGATGCGTTATACGGACATCGTCGTGATAAAGAGGGTTATGCGCAAGCATTGAAGGACTTTGATGCACGTTTACCTGAGCTGTTGAGTCAGTTGAGAGAGGACGACTTGTTGATTATTACAGCAGATCATGGTAATGACCCAACAGCGGAAGGCACAGATCATACACGAGAATACATTCCGGTGTTATTCTATAGTCCGAAATTCAATAGTGGCAAAGCTTTAGATGGCGATACAACGTTTAGCTCTATCGGTGCAACGATCGCTGATAACTTTAATGTGAAGTTACCTGAATACGGTAAAAGCTATTTGGAACATTTGAAATGA
- the deoC gene encoding deoxyribose-phosphate aldolase: MNYEKYIDHTLLKPESTRTQIDTIIEEAKTYHFKSVCVNPTHVAYANNKLADSDVLVCTVIGFPLGASTPAVKAYETKDAIANGADEIDMVINIGALKDERYEAVQQDIEAVVEAAQGKTVKVIIETVLLTDHEKVKACELAQAAGAHFVKTSTGFAGGGATPEDVKLMKDTVGDALEVKASGGVRNLSDFQAMLEAGATRVGASAGVQIMQGLEADTDY; the protein is encoded by the coding sequence ATGAACTACGAAAAATATATTGATCATACATTACTAAAGCCTGAATCGACACGTACTCAAATAGATACGATTATAGAAGAAGCAAAGACGTATCATTTTAAGTCCGTTTGTGTAAATCCAACACACGTGGCTTACGCAAACAATAAATTAGCGGATTCTGATGTTCTTGTTTGTACAGTTATTGGTTTTCCGTTAGGTGCATCAACACCAGCGGTAAAAGCCTATGAAACAAAAGATGCCATTGCGAATGGCGCAGATGAAATAGATATGGTCATCAATATTGGCGCTTTGAAAGATGAGCGTTATGAAGCGGTTCAGCAAGATATTGAAGCCGTAGTGGAAGCCGCACAAGGTAAAACAGTGAAAGTCATTATTGAAACGGTATTATTAACGGATCATGAAAAAGTGAAAGCATGTGAACTCGCTCAAGCTGCAGGTGCGCATTTTGTTAAAACTTCAACAGGCTTTGCAGGTGGCGGTGCGACACCTGAAGATGTCAAACTCATGAAAGATACAGTGGGCGATGCCTTAGAAGTGAAAGCATCAGGTGGCGTACGAAACTTATCAGATTTTCAAGCGATGCTAGAAGCAGGGGCAACGCGTGTCGGTGCAAGTGCAGGGGTACAGATTATGCAAGGTTTAGAAGCGGATACAGATTATTAA
- a CDS encoding ATP phosphoribosyltransferase regulatory subunit — translation MEHALIISKLEEINFLRTAEKHHYHLIQTPFIETLHWDALTPDDLKQMPERSVWQDHERLYALRNDFTDQLVRYYQQYNRHHNAVAYSGTIVRHQHIQTQLGLEWYEPTIQEMHYTFSVFFKYIQEILEDQIDYIVIGHYELVQLLLNDTQPNKEITMLIEQRNISGLTLKLGLHHPIVQLLLTPTHQQLEKLNQLFDSTHHIIAILNRWEAFFHSLDIDNVHLDLTPQPPRSYYKGIFIHAKLAQRELLLQGGYYKGALEGFGLGLTL, via the coding sequence ATGGAGCATGCTTTAATCATATCTAAGTTGGAAGAAATTAATTTTTTACGTACTGCTGAAAAACATCATTACCATCTCATTCAAACACCTTTTATTGAAACATTACATTGGGATGCGTTAACACCTGATGACTTAAAGCAAATGCCCGAACGCAGTGTTTGGCAAGATCATGAACGACTTTATGCCTTACGCAATGACTTTACCGATCAGCTGGTACGCTACTATCAACAATATAATCGCCATCATAATGCCGTTGCTTATTCTGGGACTATCGTGAGACACCAACATATTCAAACACAGTTAGGTTTAGAGTGGTATGAACCGACTATTCAGGAGATGCATTATACTTTCTCTGTTTTTTTTAAATATATTCAGGAAATATTAGAAGATCAAATTGATTATATCGTCATTGGGCATTATGAACTGGTTCAATTATTATTAAACGATACACAACCCAATAAAGAGATTACGATGTTGATTGAACAGCGCAATATTTCTGGTTTAACCCTTAAACTCGGGCTTCATCATCCAATTGTTCAACTCTTACTAACACCCACACATCAGCAACTGGAAAAGTTGAATCAATTATTCGATTCTACACATCATATTATTGCAATCTTAAATCGTTGGGAGGCATTCTTTCATTCACTTGATATTGATAATGTGCATCTGGATTTAACACCTCAACCCCCTCGTTCTTATTACAAAGGCATATTTATCCACGCTAAGTTGGCTCAACGCGAATTATTACTTCAAGGGGGGTATTACAAAGGTGCTTTAGAAGGTTTTGGCCTTGGTCTTACATTATAA
- the hisG gene encoding ATP phosphoribosyltransferase — MLTIALAKGRLLKSFIDYLAEQNVPELVARITSRERQLQIQTDQYHFLFVKGNDVPIYVEQGIADIGITGSDILEEQSYDVNQLLTLPFGECHFAVAAFDETLHYHTIATSFPNIAQRHFKETGRDVSVIELSGSIELACVIGMVDGIVDIVQTGTTLRSNGLIEKERIMDIQAQLITNRQSFFTASQEIDDFIKMLGVSLNDL; from the coding sequence TTGTTAACTATTGCATTAGCCAAAGGAAGATTATTAAAAAGCTTTATAGATTATCTTGCAGAGCAAAACGTACCAGAACTGGTTGCGCGTATAACATCTCGTGAACGCCAACTCCAAATACAAACCGATCAATATCATTTCCTCTTTGTAAAAGGAAATGACGTTCCTATTTACGTCGAACAAGGCATTGCAGATATCGGTATCACAGGTAGTGATATTTTAGAGGAGCAATCCTATGACGTTAACCAATTACTTACTTTACCATTCGGTGAGTGTCACTTTGCAGTAGCTGCATTTGATGAAACACTACACTATCATACGATCGCAACATCTTTCCCCAACATTGCACAGCGTCACTTCAAAGAAACGGGACGAGATGTTTCAGTCATTGAACTATCGGGCTCTATCGAACTGGCTTGTGTTATTGGTATGGTCGATGGCATTGTCGATATTGTACAAACTGGTACAACGTTACGTTCCAATGGTTTAATCGAAAAAGAGCGTATCATGGATATACAAGCCCAACTGATTACAAACCGTCAAAGTTTTTTCACAGCATCACAAGAAATTGATGACTTTATTAAAATGTTAGGAGTGTCCCTCAATGATTTATAA
- the hisD gene encoding histidinol dehydrogenase, with the protein MYNSTQFLEHFQSSCAFDMQCHDQVAAICNRVQQDGDVALYDYNLQFDGVMTQELEVPQSELQNAYDTLDTHLRNALEHSYQRIHDYQTHIRYNNQEPYQNMYEVYHPISSVGIYVPGGKASYPSTVLMTATLARVAGVKEIIVVTPPQKDGIAQSVLAACHIVGVDHVYQVGGAQSIAALAYGTATIPKVDKIVGPGNQYVAYAKKLVYGEVGIDQIAGPSEIALIIDQSCDLEAVVYDVLAQAEHDEMARTYVISTDMLLLERLESRLSEVAATTERQDIIATSLEQHHYAIYAPTFKVCCDIMNTIAPEHASIQTEQPQDYVPYIHYVGSLFLGGYAPEAIGDYIAGPSHVLPTNRTARFQHGLSVNDFLTKHTVIQLDKKTYNQTYRDAAYIAQDEALYNHEQSLKIRMRGTHDD; encoded by the coding sequence ATTTATAACAGCACGCAATTTTTAGAACACTTTCAAAGCTCTTGTGCATTCGATATGCAGTGTCACGATCAAGTGGCTGCGATTTGTAATCGTGTTCAACAAGATGGTGATGTAGCACTATACGACTATAACTTACAATTTGATGGTGTGATGACACAAGAGCTCGAAGTACCACAGTCGGAACTTCAAAATGCTTATGACACATTAGATACGCATTTACGCAATGCACTCGAACATAGTTATCAACGTATTCATGACTATCAAACACACATTCGTTATAACAATCAAGAACCTTATCAAAATATGTATGAAGTATACCACCCTATTTCAAGCGTTGGCATTTATGTTCCCGGAGGCAAAGCAAGCTATCCCTCTACTGTATTAATGACTGCCACGTTAGCACGTGTCGCAGGTGTAAAAGAAATTATAGTTGTAACACCGCCTCAAAAAGATGGCATTGCACAAAGCGTTCTTGCTGCTTGTCATATCGTTGGTGTTGACCATGTTTATCAAGTTGGTGGTGCCCAAAGTATTGCAGCTCTTGCTTATGGTACAGCAACGATACCTAAAGTAGATAAAATTGTAGGTCCCGGTAATCAATATGTTGCCTATGCGAAAAAACTTGTTTATGGTGAGGTTGGTATTGATCAAATTGCTGGACCTAGTGAAATTGCACTCATTATTGATCAATCCTGCGACTTAGAGGCTGTCGTTTATGATGTATTAGCCCAAGCTGAACATGATGAAATGGCGCGTACGTATGTGATTTCAACAGATATGTTATTACTAGAGCGCCTTGAGTCACGCTTATCAGAAGTTGCTGCAACAACTGAACGTCAAGATATTATTGCTACTAGCTTAGAACAACATCACTACGCAATATATGCGCCAACCTTTAAAGTCTGCTGCGATATCATGAATACGATTGCACCAGAACATGCATCTATTCAAACAGAGCAACCACAAGATTACGTACCTTACATTCATTATGTAGGCAGTTTGTTTTTAGGAGGCTACGCACCGGAAGCTATCGGTGATTATATTGCCGGACCTAGCCATGTCTTACCAACAAACCGTACAGCGCGTTTCCAACATGGGCTATCTGTCAATGACTTTTTAACCAAGCATACTGTCATTCAACTAGACAAGAAAACGTACAATCAAACTTATCGAGATGCTGCATATATTGCACAAGATGAAGCACTATACAATCACGAACAATCATTAAAGATTAGAATGCGAGGGACTCATGATGATTAG
- a CDS encoding histidinol-phosphate transaminase translates to MIRMDKNESAGTPLSTQTFLNIMNCDDYNLYHDEDYHRFCSAYAQYFGRFTPDQICAANGSDELIQKLMLIMPEGPCLTLNPDFFMYQAYADQVQRPIHFVEATSDLTFPIDHILTRIDEVRPSFFILSNPHNPTGQRFDEKYILQIARKMHELGGYIVIDEAYIDFSTPLDITLEDHIIFMHTLSKAFGLAGLRVGVLIGTPTTIARVRQIEHPYPLNILSLRVATYLFEHPESTQTFVQQQRKLSQRLKHIFIKYVGNQITIYPSETNFILTSGERAISLGKYIYEHGFKPRFYDPVTEKNMAHCVRYSILSSEDMDHFETIIKKWSEQYDPSINTSNKRNTH, encoded by the coding sequence ATGATTAGAATGGATAAAAACGAAAGTGCAGGTACACCGTTATCTACTCAAACTTTTCTCAATATTATGAATTGTGATGATTATAACCTTTATCATGATGAAGATTATCATCGTTTTTGTTCTGCTTATGCTCAGTACTTTGGGCGATTTACCCCAGATCAAATTTGTGCAGCGAATGGTTCTGATGAGTTGATTCAAAAACTCATGCTCATTATGCCTGAAGGACCATGCCTAACACTTAATCCTGATTTCTTCATGTATCAAGCGTACGCAGATCAAGTTCAACGTCCTATTCATTTTGTAGAAGCAACATCAGACTTGACCTTTCCTATTGATCATATATTGACACGTATTGATGAAGTACGTCCGAGCTTTTTCATTCTAAGTAATCCTCATAATCCAACAGGGCAACGCTTTGATGAGAAATATATTTTACAAATTGCACGCAAAATGCATGAACTGGGAGGATATATCGTTATAGATGAAGCCTATATCGACTTCTCAACACCGCTTGATATCACATTGGAAGATCATATTATCTTTATGCACACATTGTCTAAAGCGTTTGGTCTTGCTGGATTACGTGTCGGTGTACTTATTGGAACACCTACAACTATTGCACGCGTTCGTCAAATTGAGCACCCCTATCCATTGAATATTTTATCATTACGTGTAGCAACATACTTGTTTGAACATCCTGAATCCACACAAACCTTTGTACAGCAACAGCGTAAACTCAGCCAACGATTAAAGCATATTTTCATAAAATATGTCGGCAATCAAATCACTATCTATCCAAGCGAAACAAACTTTATCTTAACATCAGGTGAACGTGCTATATCTTTAGGTAAATATATTTATGAACATGGCTTCAAACCTCGTTTTTACGACCCGGTGACTGAAAAAAATATGGCTCACTGTGTCCGTTATTCTATTTTATCATCTGAAGATATGGATCACTTTGAAACAATTATCAAAAAGTGGAGTGAACAATATGACCCTTCAATTAACACGTCAAACAAAAGAAACACACATTGA
- the hisB gene encoding imidazoleglycerol-phosphate dehydratase HisB encodes MTLQLTRQTKETHIDITLSQSTEESKIQTGIGFLDHMLTLFSFHSGLHLVIHVKGDTWVDDHHTTEDIGIVLGQLLLQLTQEQPYYSRYGQQYLPMDETLARAVVDISGRPYLYFNAQFSKEKVGQFDTELVEEFFRALVINARLTVHIDLLHQGNTHHEIEAIFKAFARALKQAMMPTQDTRIPSSKGVIEL; translated from the coding sequence ATGACCCTTCAATTAACACGTCAAACAAAAGAAACACACATTGATATTACACTTTCTCAAAGTACAGAAGAGAGTAAGATTCAAACTGGCATTGGCTTTTTAGACCATATGCTCACATTATTTAGCTTTCACAGTGGTTTACATTTGGTGATCCATGTCAAAGGGGATACATGGGTGGATGACCATCATACTACGGAAGATATTGGTATCGTTCTCGGACAGCTCTTACTGCAGTTAACACAAGAACAACCTTATTATTCACGCTATGGTCAACAATATCTCCCCATGGATGAAACATTAGCACGTGCTGTTGTTGATATAAGTGGGCGTCCCTACTTATACTTCAATGCACAATTTAGCAAAGAAAAAGTAGGACAGTTTGATACAGAGCTGGTAGAAGAGTTTTTTCGTGCACTCGTGATTAATGCACGCCTAACTGTACATATCGATTTGCTACATCAAGGTAATACACATCATGAAATCGAAGCAATATTCAAAGCTTTTGCACGTGCGCTAAAACAGGCTATGATGCCGACTCAAGACACACGCATTCCTTCTTCCAAAGGTGTGATTGAATTATGA